AGCGTATTATATACATTCATGCCTGCTATTAGTAATATCAATGCTACGATCACCATGTCTGATTTCAATACTCCCGTAAATCCTTTTTGGCTCTTTTCTATATAACTTAGCTTGCTTTCCACACCTGCAAAAGGCTTGTCCTTTAGAATCTTGTTTATACTATCATACACATAAGTGTCCTTTCCCGCCTCAGACTGCACACTGATCTGGTCATATGTACTTTTCCCTGAAATGGTCATTAAGTACTTTTGAGGAAGGATTATCTCCATCCTGGCTCCCCGTGTACTGTCACCTTTAGCTGTCCATTCCTGCTTTAATAGTGCACCTACTCTGATATTTCCCTCTTCATATGCTATTTTGCCATTTCTGATAACAGGAATCCTTATTGTCATGGTATCACCAACTTTTAAATCTTTTCTAATTCCCTCGAGCTTATGTTTAAAAATATCATAATAGTAATTAAATACTATTGCATTTGGATATTTATCTGATGAATCATTCAGCGATGACATGTCCCCTTTATCTATATACTTCTTAAATCCCTGCAACTGATCATCATCATAGCCTTTTACTTCTATCATTGTTTCCACATTTCTATTTGTATCTGAAATTCCATTGTACTTTTTAAAGTCATTTTCTAAACCATTTACATCAGATTCCAAAAAACCTTCCATAGATACTTTTGTACCTACTTTTTTCACTCCTTCTATCTGAGATATGGCTTTTACATCATCATTTGTATAACCTGTAAAATATAGATCTATATTTGGACCAAACAACAATTTAAAATCATAGTCCTGCATGTTTAAAACATACGGTGTTGTATTATACACCGCATCTCGGTTGTTAAGAAATGCAATATCATCTATAAATAAATATCCTGCCATTGCTACAGATACAACTATTATTATAGTCCTCCACTTATTTCTCCACACATTTTTATATGCCATCTCACCTGTTATGCCAGATATCTTTTTTATAAACTTATGGTATCCTCTATTTTTCTGCCTTTTTCCTGATTTATCACTCTTTCTCATAGCTTCTATCGGTGATATCCTGCCTGACATCCATATGGGTATTATACTTGATAATATGACTGTTGCTGTACCGACTATTACTGCATTCCATATGTTTTTCCCACTTATGTACACTGTTGATTGTGATACATCTAAAAATGCAAAGTTAAACAACTTCATCCCAATATATGAAAATGCAATACCCATCAATAGACCAAGAGATAATCCAATGATGAGAATAAATAAGCTTTGAAATCCTATTATCAGTCTCACTTGTTTCTTTGATGACCCTATAGCTCTCATCATGCCTATTTGTTTTATCATGTCTATTAAAGATATGTTAAACATGTTATATATAAGAAGAATCGCTGTAATTACTATCAAAATATTAAAATGACGTACAGAATCATTCGTATTTTGAGAACTGTAATCATCAAGTGCTGTTACCAGTTGTATATTTAGATCATAATCCCATCTTCCTATATTATATCTCTCTCTTATCTGATTCAACTGACCCGATAGATTAGCCTTTGATTTCAATTTGACGATTTCTTCATATGTTATAAGATTGTCAGGCAGTACATTTTTTTCACCTTCTTTAAAGTATGTGAACCCTCTCAGTGAATAGTACCCCTCATAATATTGTTTGGGCTTATCTAATATCCCTACTAATTTGAAGGACTTGTTTTCCATGTATATTTGATTCATGCCGTTTTCATCTTTATATTCCTTTTTGATTTTAAAATTTATTGTCTCACCCAGCTTTTCTTTAAGTCCCATCTTTTTTAAAGCCTGTGATTCTAATACTATTTCTCCTTGCTTATTTGGTAAATGACCTTTTATAAGAGTGTATCCATTCATTTCTATGTAGTCTTTGTCTGTTGAATTTAATATCATTGAAATACCATTATCAGTAACGAGATTTCCTAGATTAGCTGCTTCTGCAGATTTACTTACGTCTTTATCATTTTTTATTTTCTCAGTCAAGTCTTTATTTAGATTAGTAAATATACCCTGATATGTTCCATACATTTTGTAAATATTAGCAAGCTGGTTTCTGCTCTGGCTTTCAAATATAACGTTAGTACCAAATACAAGCATTACTGCCAAGGCGACACCTAATACTAAAGCAATCGTCCTTCCTCTTTGTTTTTTCAGATATGCTAATGCTAAATGTATATATACATTCATTTCTATCCTCCATTGATAATTTGAATAATTTTATCTCTATCGTATTTCTCCATCAACGATAGATAATATTCTGTCTGCACTTTGTGCTATATTTTCATTATGTGTTATCAATACAAGTGTCTGATTATATTTTTTAATAGAATTTTTTATCAGGTTCATTACTTCACCTGTCGTTTTTGTGTCTAAATTCCCCGTGGGTTCATCTGCTAATATTATACTGGGCTTTGCTGCCAATGCTCTGCCTATTGCCACTCTCTGCTGCTGCCCTCCTGAAAGCTGATTTGGTAAATGTCTTTGTCTTTCTGTTAACCCTAAAAATTCTATCAAATCATCTATATATTCTTTATCTGGTATTTTTTTATCTAGTCTTACTGGCATTTCTATATTTTCTCTTACATTTAATACTGGTATCAAATTGTACTGCTGAAATACGAATCCTATATTTCTCCTCCTGTATATAGCTAATTTGTCCTCAGATAGCTTATATATATCCACACCATCTATCTCAACTGTTCCTTCTGTTGGTTTATCAAGTCCTCCTAATAAGTGGAGCAATGTTGATTTTCCACTTCCGCTTGGTCCTACGATTGCCAAAAATTCACCTTTTTCTACATTTATGTTTATATCCTTTAGTGCGTGTACTTTATTTTCACCCTTTCCGTAAACTTTGTTTAAATTTATCGTTTTTAATATAACCATATATAAAGTGCTCCTCTCCTAATTTATTATGCTGATAGATTCTACTATACTCATACGCTTAACTTGGAGTCATTGATCATTTTTGATCATATCAACTACTGCTGTTTTTCTTATATTCATAGATGATAGGTATGTTGTTGCAATTGTTACTATAAAATTTATAATGATAACAATCAAATATTCTCTGTATTGTATCTTAAAGATGGGATTTATATATATAGCTAAATATTTATTATATAAAATATATTGAACCAACACTCCAAAGATAATTACTACTACACTTGATATAGCTCCATATAAGAACCCTTCAGCTAAAAACATCTCTTTCAGGCTTTTGTTTGTAGTGCCGACAGCTCTT
This portion of the Thermoanaerobacterium sp. RBIITD genome encodes:
- a CDS encoding ABC transporter permease; amino-acid sequence: MNVYIHLALAYLKKQRGRTIALVLGVALAVMLVFGTNVIFESQSRNQLANIYKMYGTYQGIFTNLNKDLTEKIKNDKDVSKSAEAANLGNLVTDNGISMILNSTDKDYIEMNGYTLIKGHLPNKQGEIVLESQALKKMGLKEKLGETINFKIKKEYKDENGMNQIYMENKSFKLVGILDKPKQYYEGYYSLRGFTYFKEGEKNVLPDNLITYEEIVKLKSKANLSGQLNQIRERYNIGRWDYDLNIQLVTALDDYSSQNTNDSVRHFNILIVITAILLIYNMFNISLIDMIKQIGMMRAIGSSKKQVRLIIGFQSLFILIIGLSLGLLMGIAFSYIGMKLFNFAFLDVSQSTVYISGKNIWNAVIVGTATVILSSIIPIWMSGRISPIEAMRKSDKSGKRQKNRGYHKFIKKISGITGEMAYKNVWRNKWRTIIIVVSVAMAGYLFIDDIAFLNNRDAVYNTTPYVLNMQDYDFKLLFGPNIDLYFTGYTNDDVKAISQIEGVKKVGTKVSMEGFLESDVNGLENDFKKYNGISDTNRNVETMIEVKGYDDDQLQGFKKYIDKGDMSSLNDSSDKYPNAIVFNYYYDIFKHKLEGIRKDLKVGDTMTIRIPVIRNGKIAYEEGNIRVGALLKQEWTAKGDSTRGARMEIILPQKYLMTISGKSTYDQISVQSEAGKDTYVYDSINKILKDKPFAGVESKLSYIEKSQKGFTGVLKSDMVIVALILLIAGMNVYNTLKTNLLIRTNEFSTLRAIGMTVKQLKSMIIKESIIYGLLSSIIAALIGSYNVYSFYSLVNRQYKAGFNISERLQFKFPVIPILLYSAIVIVICILSSYVSAKKVEKLNIVEGLNIIE
- a CDS encoding ABC transporter ATP-binding protein; translation: MVILKTINLNKVYGKGENKVHALKDININVEKGEFLAIVGPSGSGKSTLLHLLGGLDKPTEGTVEIDGVDIYKLSEDKLAIYRRRNIGFVFQQYNLIPVLNVRENIEMPVRLDKKIPDKEYIDDLIEFLGLTERQRHLPNQLSGGQQQRVAIGRALAAKPSIILADEPTGNLDTKTTGEVMNLIKNSIKKYNQTLVLITHNENIAQSADRILSIVDGEIR